A single window of Streptomyces xanthii DNA harbors:
- a CDS encoding TetR/AcrR family transcriptional regulator produces MARMSAEERRESVVRAAMSEFARGGYNGTSTEAIAKRVGVSQPYLFRLFPGKQAMFLAAAMRCCERTIEVFRASSKGLEGEAAHQAMGEAYRALIAEDPDVLLMQMQMYVAVAASEASGDREFGDALRAGWMEMYDTARLALGADLGETTEFLAYGMLINVLVSLGFESDHRVWAGFGDSQCI; encoded by the coding sequence ATGGCAAGGATGAGTGCGGAGGAGCGGCGCGAGAGCGTCGTGCGTGCGGCGATGAGCGAGTTCGCCCGCGGTGGCTACAACGGCACGTCCACCGAGGCGATCGCCAAGCGGGTGGGCGTCTCGCAGCCGTATCTCTTCCGTCTCTTCCCCGGTAAGCAGGCGATGTTCCTCGCGGCCGCCATGCGCTGCTGCGAGCGGACCATCGAGGTGTTCCGCGCCTCGTCCAAGGGCCTGGAAGGCGAGGCCGCCCACCAGGCCATGGGGGAGGCGTACCGGGCGCTGATCGCCGAGGACCCGGACGTCCTGCTCATGCAGATGCAGATGTACGTCGCCGTGGCCGCCTCCGAGGCTTCGGGGGACCGGGAGTTCGGTGACGCGCTGCGGGCCGGCTGGATGGAGATGTACGACACGGCCCGGCTGGCCCTGGGTGCGGATCTCGGCGAGACGACCGAGTTCCTCGCCTACGGAATGCTGATCAACGTGCTGGTGTCGCTGGGGTTCGAGTCCGACCACCGGGTGTGGGCCGGATTCGGCGACTCTCAGTGCATCTAG
- a CDS encoding DHA2 family efflux MFS transporter permease subunit, whose translation MSQGTHAPEKETPSRAGAVWALVITSVAGFMAALDNLVVTTALPSIRADLGGALDDLEWTVSAYTLTFAVLLMTGAALGDRFGRRRLFLVGLTVFTGASAAAALAPGIDSLIAARAVQGVGAAIMMPLTLTLLTAAVPAAKRGMVYGIWGAVNGLAVASGPLIGGSLTEHVSWHWIFWLNVPLGLALLPLARLRLAESRGSGAPLDLVGTLLASGGLFGIVYGLVRAPVVGWTDTLVLTGLFAGTALLCAFVWHGISSRNPMLPMRLFRSRAFSGINAASLLMFLGMFGSIFLLSQFMQGVLGYSPTQAGLRMLPWTGMPMLVAPVAGILSDRIGGRPVVAAGLFLQAVGLGWFASVATVDVSYAAQLPALIVSGVGMALYFAPAANLVMSSVRQDEQGIASGANNALREVGGALGIAVMSSIFSAQGGYDSAQHFVDGIEPALWVGAAVVALAGVAALCIPKASRTTAVVQDGKEGNDGKEAGRVLEQV comes from the coding sequence ATGTCACAGGGAACGCACGCACCGGAGAAGGAAACACCGAGCCGCGCGGGAGCCGTCTGGGCTCTCGTCATCACCAGCGTCGCCGGATTCATGGCGGCCCTCGACAACCTCGTCGTCACCACCGCCCTGCCGTCCATCCGCGCGGACCTCGGCGGCGCCCTGGACGACCTCGAATGGACGGTCAGCGCCTACACGCTCACCTTCGCCGTCCTGCTCATGACCGGCGCGGCCCTCGGCGACCGGTTCGGCCGCCGCCGGCTCTTCCTGGTCGGCCTCACCGTCTTCACCGGCGCCTCCGCCGCGGCGGCCCTGGCCCCCGGCATCGACTCCCTCATCGCCGCCCGCGCCGTCCAGGGCGTCGGCGCCGCCATCATGATGCCGCTCACGCTGACCCTGCTCACCGCCGCCGTGCCCGCCGCCAAGCGCGGCATGGTCTACGGGATCTGGGGTGCCGTCAACGGCCTCGCCGTCGCCTCCGGGCCCCTCATCGGCGGCAGTCTCACCGAGCACGTCTCCTGGCACTGGATCTTCTGGCTGAACGTGCCGCTGGGCCTCGCCCTGCTGCCGCTCGCCCGGCTCCGCCTCGCCGAGTCCCGAGGCAGCGGCGCCCCGCTCGACCTCGTCGGTACCCTGCTCGCCAGCGGCGGCCTCTTCGGCATCGTCTACGGGCTCGTCCGCGCCCCCGTCGTCGGCTGGACCGACACCCTCGTCCTGACCGGGCTCTTCGCGGGAACGGCCCTGCTCTGCGCCTTCGTGTGGCACGGCATCAGCAGCAGGAACCCCATGCTTCCCATGCGGCTCTTCCGCTCCCGCGCCTTCTCCGGCATCAACGCCGCGAGCCTGCTGATGTTCCTCGGGATGTTCGGCTCGATCTTCCTGCTCAGCCAGTTCATGCAGGGCGTCCTCGGCTACTCGCCGACCCAGGCCGGCCTGCGGATGCTGCCCTGGACCGGGATGCCGATGCTCGTCGCCCCCGTCGCCGGGATCCTCTCCGACCGCATCGGCGGCCGCCCGGTCGTCGCGGCCGGCCTCTTCCTGCAGGCCGTCGGACTCGGCTGGTTCGCCTCCGTCGCCACCGTCGACGTCTCCTACGCGGCCCAGCTGCCCGCCCTGATCGTCAGCGGCGTCGGCATGGCCCTGTACTTCGCCCCCGCCGCCAACCTGGTCATGTCCAGCGTCCGCCAGGACGAGCAGGGCATCGCCTCCGGCGCCAACAACGCGCTGCGCGAGGTCGGCGGAGCGCTCGGCATCGCCGTCATGTCGTCGATCTTCTCGGCACAGGGCGGCTACGACTCCGCGCAGCACTTCGTGGACGGCATCGAACCCGCCCTGTGGGTCGGCGCGGCCGTCGTCGCCCTGGCCGGCGTCGCCGCCCTGTGCATCCCCAAGGCGTCGCGTACTACGGCCGTAGTCCAGGACGGCAAGGAGGGCAACGACGGCAAGGAAGCGGGCCGCGTCCTGGAACAGGTCTGA
- a CDS encoding MaoC family dehydratase — MATTVKYADVEVGTELPAQTFPVTRATLVQYAGASGDFNPIHWNEKFAVEVGLPDVIAHGMFTMAEAIRVVTDWTGDPAAVVEYGVRFTKPVVVPNDDKGAEIEVSAKVAAKLDDNRVRVDLLATSAGQKVLGMSRAVVQLV; from the coding sequence ATGGCGACGACCGTCAAGTACGCCGACGTCGAGGTCGGCACCGAACTCCCCGCGCAGACGTTCCCCGTGACGCGCGCCACGCTCGTCCAGTACGCGGGCGCCTCGGGCGACTTCAATCCGATCCACTGGAACGAGAAGTTCGCGGTCGAGGTCGGCCTGCCGGACGTGATCGCGCACGGCATGTTCACCATGGCCGAGGCGATCCGGGTGGTCACCGACTGGACCGGCGACCCGGCGGCCGTCGTCGAGTACGGCGTCCGCTTCACCAAGCCGGTCGTCGTGCCCAACGACGACAAGGGCGCCGAGATCGAGGTCAGCGCCAAGGTCGCGGCCAAGCTCGACGACAACCGGGTGCGCGTCGACCTCCTCGCCACGAGTGCGGGCCAGAAGGTCCTCGGCATGTCGCGCGCGGTGGTCCAGCTCGTCTGA
- a CDS encoding MaoC family dehydratase N-terminal domain-containing protein — translation MALDQSFVGRTYPPTAPYEVGREKIREFAEAVGDTNPAYVDREAAQALGHADVIAPPTFVFAITFKAAGEVVHDPELGLDYSRVVHGDQKFAYTRPVRAGDRLSVTSTIEGIKSLAGNDIVDVRGEVHDEAGEHVVTAWTKLVSRAAEEA, via the coding sequence ATGGCGCTCGACCAGTCCTTCGTGGGGCGGACCTACCCGCCCACCGCCCCGTACGAGGTCGGCCGGGAGAAGATCCGTGAGTTCGCGGAGGCCGTGGGGGACACGAACCCCGCCTACGTCGACCGCGAGGCCGCGCAGGCGCTCGGTCACGCCGACGTGATCGCCCCGCCGACCTTTGTGTTCGCCATCACGTTCAAGGCCGCCGGTGAGGTCGTCCACGACCCCGAGCTGGGGCTCGACTACAGCCGCGTCGTGCACGGCGACCAGAAGTTCGCCTACACGCGCCCCGTGCGCGCGGGCGACCGGCTGAGCGTCACCTCCACCATCGAGGGCATCAAGTCCCTCGCGGGCAACGACATCGTGGACGTCCGCGGCGAGGTCCACGACGAGGCCGGCGAGCACGTCGTGACCGCCTGGACCAAGCTCGTCTCGCGCGCCGCAGAGGAGGCCTGA
- the rpmG gene encoding 50S ribosomal protein L33, producing the protein MAATDVRPKITLACVECKERNYITKKNRRNNPDRLEMKKHCPRCNAHTAHRETR; encoded by the coding sequence GTGGCTGCCACCGACGTCCGCCCGAAGATCACGCTGGCCTGCGTGGAGTGCAAGGAGCGGAACTACATCACCAAGAAGAACCGGCGTAACAACCCGGACCGTCTTGAGATGAAGAAGCACTGCCCGCGTTGCAACGCGCACACCGCGCACCGCGAAACGCGATAA